One window from the genome of Paramisgurnus dabryanus chromosome 24, PD_genome_1.1, whole genome shotgun sequence encodes:
- the LOC135748140 gene encoding msx2-interacting protein isoform X2, which translates to MVRETRHLWVGNLPEHVREEKIVEHFKRYGRVESVKVLRKRGSEGGVAAFVDFVDIKSAQKAHNAVNKMGDRDLRTDYNEPGSVPSAVRGLEDSTPSSSHGREAAGFSRGSVGPVYAPPVSLHTREGRYDRRLDGSDSRERAYEHSPYGHHERGGSFERPRHYNTDYYRDRSMFASGVTSSPAASSISGGFDTPESHFESRIRDSFTLSGSARRDPYRDDRGRRTDRTYHHRRSRSSHSSQSRHPSPQRSTGQTPKASHSPKRTPISPGRGPRSRSRSRSSSSDSVSSTSSTGSGSSDSNSSSSEGSRARSVQSAATHAPPAPPALPLDSDEPRRSFGIRVQNLPTRSTDTSLKDGLFHEFKKYGKVTSVQIHGASEERYGLVFFRQQEDQEKALNVSKGKLFFGMMIEVTAWNGPETESENEFRPLDGRIDEFHPKATRTLFIGNLEKTTNYQQLLDVFQRFGEVVDIDIKRVNGVPQYAFVQYSDIASVCKAIKKMDGEYLGANRLKLGFGKSMPTACVWLDGLSSNITEQYLTRHFCRYGPVAKIVFDRLKGMALVLYNNTDFAQVAVRETKGWKIGGNKIKVDFASQESQMAFYRSMQSSGQDIRDFYDISSERRDERRTPYHDFPAERAYYENVRTPGIYAEDPRREYSGRGRDRYQAELDHYQGDHYDPRYHEDPREYRDYRDPFEDIRKYSYIQRERERERERFEADRGRWSPSHQRRPLTPSASPTPSERVSREAERRVYRHSSERSGSCSSLSPPPPQPQPQFEKSVKSPSDYKADELGRELEQTEADRLSGAENKKRGRRKEKADREKGEKSKQRRGKAQSPIVPHSESDRETCPDLGSGKVKISDMETQERQKQKEDNEPPPAEQVTRHESQKGERLDQGSSESLDRDGKGKTKKHFKADSGSDGKDSLLDSDRLAARKRRFGDPSGKTIRQKKGRVDEDPGGSDFGLNTGFAKDIDVDVKSEKEAPKREHPRSKMASHYSHREELDTSMTGASQGPLVRQGEMAEVDTVDLISHPGSSMSRQFSTDITSEKEHKVRDEYPENIDLSQSYRKQMEQNRRLRQQLQEPDKPGKTDPLQGLDAEDLEHRSLVHEVGKPPQDVTDHSPPSKSKKQETLEIDISAKKERIYRTFRQKSEETEWNNTHSPRFQHVPQQREEEYTDTHSQLTVKEVKEPSRPEDNFQPDLELASKRIHTSQMSKISTTPQDEQQRCWESQLKQDLLPDYSRSSEKRRLNRKYLDYGLWPDLEPGEVRSDSEEDRENKPNAPSTSVSFSERHRTDRLSESKLLTSLERNKFCSFADDQTITPDTKALLERAKSLSSSREDNWSFLDYDSHFASLRNRKETEKVVTTPRPTPSWYMKKKKIRSESDDKIDDRKEDPKPEEQERRELFASRFLHSSIFEQDSRRLQHLERKHEDPEQGAGYLYSQQSLAEGQPEPEPVVLFHSRFLEFTRLQQQKTKEQCHQVPKQDENIDGTRLGKILEEGQEPQQQNISETNIPQTEVKSISPLHAPQTSPVQTPQISPVALALKETLPKVEKECDDVPSRIFHEPSVKKENKEPEEPSAQSSHPLFEQSFESNALECQEAETPVPEIKLSLKTQELDHTHEEVAEQVSNDDALLGNAQSKAEPLIKLPEPPNSPLHVPAKEPEKEPELSVAEAEPNSADDQKSTEHCANEEAVSPPPKSRNKKSKTSPSTPATSTILPATPDKASTRKSERIDKEKLKRSPRVEASKAMHDSKSINKSPVHSLDMEQGTEQTSLPVRARRRNVRSVYATPIEDESAPQPVKDIESPRVARKRVADKDVGSDVESHVATKRGRPPKNRRHADDVLVGKGERLKSNETKEFDSTDISSEGVSKVGKGKHSPHAQKGINPVNVSASGFGKKADKTERISESMKLNTEESALVLKNLRIQLDVTEVKAMLQNSEDEPGKNDESLKKSSPGVSSKDQLLEAKFVNAVTDEDGNSEKVALPDPMNTVESHDALLSRELELEQAVENIAKLTGDSSIEFKGTPTKAQCPLAELSKEPERDLEEKPANPSSETELAAAIDSITSEEAPCSLPQEQIISSVVDSKPDVQTQGPNSKVSDTSVNKAVVQEETMTTPKKGSKGRPKTTKRAKGQKAAVSKKEPSKDIVLDTESTPVKSPEVTPAELPTKTERSPTSTTLVITSSSKQGISLTAPNVTYSNEPEMPLKTEPDVPKSSLSINKSPSSSKYQPYSYENMSPSLSPTRICLSKNLSSSIPSKLSVTPTDRCNPPKEGGILSPPLTSVALVEGPALPTDTPVHDVNPGDLRKIPTKPRVVPVLETSTTSVSVPAHSAREKEITPDAVTNKSAPQDNRQLSVSSVSAQPVVRQPPSIPSPETKQIFNEKSVISVIASTPTSVISRVCNPPDTEEKPNAPMGNPFLDKQPPKQIYQQSLDESSTYHGPAVGEEGGNAGRYIVESTSLSTGSSAGLRVQTSEGVVVLSHSGQKMEGPQRISAKISQIPPASAVDIESQQLGSMPQIKQELYSASQQPTSKCLLPSDHGHSIKPQLNVSIKQESALDKLESPYTTVQTGVVKRLQQTAGPSQVMGYLHTEYPMVMKHAKKGDGSESLNVDSVKPAWVSTISPAISPHLPSAATAAGNHVGFMPGTPTDRAPALIQSKQEPRSPRKSGHPHSPFAKVSPIGSSSPKGVSMVLPPGLASLPQYVPTVHHSEQSVIMPPHNAHGTIGRMSPHRVGPMGHLTQSEVRVNTPPLSMMNYGIHSESLSSSWPPGQQRPTSPQAVGNREMVLKVNPANARSHDGGEDDPRRFHPALGRPPPAAQLKPESIPAEYRGALHSSLPLDRFNISQRDMRVLMHHQQSDRPATELHQGHIPENIPPSSTPTSMAASLSPRPHILTKGISDKDTAKASELKRAASPGKEGLMAIRSTMPPIASPQRVQLMAAGVGASFPEYPSVYTNLRPAHPQFADGSSIGISHSPLGVAPSQGVQEPESNQAQAEAKVESGGHQPVNMVQLLTKYPIVWQGLLALKNDTAAVQLHFLCGNKALGMRSLPLPESGGILRIVQRMRLEAQQLEGVTRRMTGETDFCLLLAMPCGLNQEDVLNQTQALKSAFINYLQAKLAAGIINVPNPGSNQPAYVLQIFPPCEFSESHLSRLAPDLLSQISSISPHLMIVITSV; encoded by the exons ATGGTTCGGGAAACCAGACACCTCTGGGTGGGAAATTTACCCGAACATGTTCGCGAGGAGAAGATAGTGGAGCATTTTAAACG GTATGGACGGGTGGAGAGCGTTAAGGTGTTGCGGAAGCGTGGTTCGGAGGGAGGTGTCGCAGCATTCGTGGATTTTGTTGACATCAAAAGTGCTCAAAAGGCCCATAATGCAGTCAACAAAATGGGGGACAGGGACCTTCGCACCGATTACAATGAGCCGGGTTCAGTGCCCAGCGCTGTGCGGGGTCTGGAAGACAGCACCCCATCTAGCAGCCATGGAAGGGAGGCTGCGGGGTTCTCGAGGGGCTCCGTGGGGCCGGTTTATGCGCCCCCGGTGTCTCTCCACACCAGAGAGGGGCGCTATGATCGCAGACTAGACGG CTCTGACAGTCGGGAGCGAGCGTATGAACACAGTCCATACGGACATCATGAACGAGGTGGCAGTTTTGAAAGGCCACGGCATTACAACACAGACTATTATCGGGACCGGTCTATGTTCGCCTCTGGAGTCACTTCGAGCCCAGCGGCTAGTTCTATTAGTGGTGGCTTTGACACCCCAGAGTCTCACTTCGAGTCTCGAATTCGTGACTCGTTTACACTTTCCGGTTCTGCTCGCCGTGACCCTTACCGCGATGACCGGGGTCGGCGCACAGATCGGACATACCATCATCGTCGGAGTCGGTCCTCGCACTCTTCCCAGTCTCGACACCCGTCGCCCCAGAGGAGCACGGGACAAACCCCTAAAGCATCTCATTCCCCTAAAAGAACACCAATTTCACCTGGCAGGGGTCCGCGGTCACGTTCACGCAGTCGATCATCCAGCTCTGATTCCGTCAGCAGCACCAGCAGCACAGGAAGTGGAAG CAGTGATTCAAACAGCAGCTCCAGTGAAGGGTCTCGAGCTCGCTCTGTGCAGTCTGCAGCAACGCATGCACCTCCGGCTCCTCCTGCACTCCCTCTGGACTCCGATGAGCCACGGAGGAGCTTTGGTATCAGGGTTCAGAACCTTCCCACACGGTCCACAG ATACAAGTTTGAAGGATGGGCTTTTCCATGAGTTTAAAAAATATGGGAAAGTGACATCGGTGCAGATCCACGGAGCATCAGAAGAGCGTTACGGCTTAGTGTTCTTCAGACAACAGGAGGACCAGGAAAAGGCTCTCAATGTGTCCAAAGGAAAGCTCTTCTTTGGGATGATGATTGAGGTCACAGCCTGGAATGGCCCCG AAACAGAAAGTGAAAACGAATTTCGGCCCCTGGATGGACGCATTGATGAATTTCATCCAAAGGCCACCCGTACGTTGTTCATAGGAAATCTGGAAAAGACTACCAATTATCAGCAGTTACTTGATGTTTTCCAGCGATTTGGAGAGGTCGTG GACATTGATATCAAAAGGGTTAATGGTGTTCCCCAGTATGCATTCGTTCAGTACTCTGATATTGCAAGTGTTTGTAAAGCCATCAAGAAAATGGATGGAGAATATCTTGGAGCCAACAGACTAAAG CTTGGATTTGGGAAGAGTATGCCAACAGCATGTGTGTGGTTAGACGGGCTGTCCTCTAATATTACAGAACAGTACCTCACACGCCACTTTTGCCGTTATGGACCTGTTGCCAAG ATTGTGTTTGATAGATTGAAAGGAATGGCTCTCGTTTTGTACAACAACACAGATTTTGCTCAAGTGGCTGTTAGAGAAACCAAAGGATGGAAGATTGGAGGAAACAAAATTAAG GTCGATTTCGCTAGTCAGGAAAGTCAAATGGCTTTTTATCGTTCTATGCAGTCATCAGGACAGGACATCCGTGACTTTTATGATATTTCATCAGAGAGGAG agatgaaCGGAGAACTCCATATCATGACTTTCCTGCAGAGAGGGCTTATTATGAGAATGTGCGGACTCCTGGCATTTATGCCGAAGACCCTCGTCGAGAATACTCTGGTCGTGGCCGTGATCGCTATCAAGCAGAGTTGGATCATTACCAAGGGGACCACTATGATCCCCGGTACCATGAGGACCCACGTGAATACAGAGATTATCGGGACCCTTTTGAGGATATCAGAAAGTACAGCTATATCCAACGGGAACGTGAGCGGGAGCGTGAACGCTTTGAGGCAGATCGTGGCAGATGGAGCCCATCTCATCAGCGCCGCCCCTTGACTCCCTCTGCTTCACCCACACCATCTGAACGTGTATCACGGGAAGCAGAAAGACGGGTGTACAGGCACTCTTCAGAGAGATCTGGAAGCTGCAGCTCTTTATCTCCACCACCACCACAACCTCAACCTCAATTTGAGAAGTCAGTAAAATCACCATCGGACTACAAAGCGGATGAGCTAGGACGAGAATTGGAACAGACTGAAGCAGATCGTTTAAGTGGGGCTGAGAACAAGAAGCGTGGCAGACGCAAAGAGAAAGCTGACAGGGAGAAAGGAGAGAAATCCAAACAAAGAAGAGGTAAAGCGCAATCGCCTATTGTACCTCACTCAGAATCGGATAGAGAGACTTGTCCAGATTTAGGTTCTGGAAAGGTAAAAATTTCAGACATGGAGACCCAAGAAAGACAAAAGCAAAAAGAAGATAACGAGCCCCCTCCTGCTGAGCAAGTGACTCGCCATGAATCGCAAAAGGGAGAGCGACTCGATCAGGGTTCAAGTGAGTCATTGGATCGCGATGGCAAAGGAAAAACAAAGAAACACTTCAAAGCTGACTCTGGTAGTGATGGTAAAGATTCCCTTTTGGATTCTGACAGACTTGCAGCTAGAAAGAGACGATTTGGTGATCCCAGTGGGAAAACTATAAGACAGAAAAAGGGACGTGTGGATGAAGATCCAGGTGGTTCAGACTTTGGGCTAAACACAGGGTTTGCAAAAGATATTGATGTTGATGTAAAATCAGAGAAAGAGGCTCCAAAAAGAGAACACCCCAGATCCAAGATGGCGTCTCATTATAGTCACAGGGAAGAGCTTGATACAAGTATGACAGGGGCATCTCAGGGCCCATTGGTACGACAAGGTGAAATGGCTGAGGTGGATACTGTAGATTTAATATCTCATCCTGGGTCAAGTATGTCTAGACAATTTTCAACTGATATAACCTCAGAAAAGGAACATAAAGTTAGGGACGAGTATCCTGAGAACATTGACCTTTCTCAGAGTTACCGCAAGCAAATGGAGCAGAATCGGAGACTTCGGCAACAGCTGCAGGAGCCTGATAAACCAGGAAAAACAGACCCCCTTCAGGGTTTAGATGCAGAAGATCTTGAACATCGTAGCCTGGTACATGAAGTAGGTAAACCTCCGCAGGATGTAACTGATCATTCTCCTCCAAGTAAGAGCAAGAAGCAAGAGACACTTGAAATAGACATCAGTGCTAAGAAAGAAAGGATTTACCGAACATTCAGGCAAAAGAGTGAAGAGACTGAGTGGAATAACACACATTCTCCAAGATTTCAGCATGTCCCTCAACAAAGAGAGGAAGAATATACCGACACCCACAGCCAATTGACTGTTAAAGAGGTCAAAGAGCCATCTAGACCTGAGGATAATTTTCAGCCAGATCTGGAGCTTGCAAGTAAACGGATACATACTTCACAGATGTCAAAAATAAGTACAACTCCGCAAGATGAGCAGCAAAGATGCTGGGAGAGTCAACTGAAGCAAGACCTGTTGCCAGATTATTCAAGAAGCTCAGAGAAAAGACGTCTCAATCGAAAATACTTGGATTATGGACTTTGGCCTGATTTAGAGCCTGGAGAAGTGCGTTCAGACTCTGAAGAGGATCGTGAAAATAAACCTAATGCTCCGTCAACCTCAGTATCTTTCTCAGAAAGACATCGTACGGACAGGCTGTCAGAGTCTAAGTTGTTAACCTCTCTTGAGAGAAACAAGTTTTGTTCCTTTGCAGATGATCAAACCATTACCCCAGATACTAAAGCTCTGTTAGAGCGTGCAAAGTCTTTGTCCTCATCAAGAGAAGACAACTGGTCTTTTCTAGACTATGATTCACATTTTGCCAGTCTCAGAAATCGAAAGGAGACAGAAAAAGTTGTAACAACACCACGACCAACACCCTCATGGTacatgaagaaaaagaaaattcGAAGCGAGTCGGATGACAAAATAGATGACAGAAAAGAAGATCCAAAGCCAGAAGAACAGGAGCGGCGAGAGTTATTTGCATCACGCTTTCTTCACAGCTCTATTTTTGAGCAAGATTCAAGGCGCCTCCAGCATCTGGAAAGAAAGCATGAAGACCCTGAACAGGGTGCTGGATATCTGTACTCTCAGCAAAGCCTAGCTGAGGGGCAGCCAGAGCCAGAACCAGTTGTGCTTTTCCATAGCCGCTTTTTAGAATTTACAAGGTTGCAACAACAGAAGACTAAAGAACAATGCCATCAAGTTCCCAAGCAAGACGAAAACATAGATGGGACCAGATTAGGTAAAATACTAGAGGAAGGACAAGAGCCTCAACAACAAAATATCTCTGAAACTAATATTCCTCAGACTGAGGTGAAATCAATTAGTCCACTTCATGCACCACAAACTAGTCCAGTTCAGACACCTCAAATATCACCAGTTGCACTTGCACTCAAAGAAACTTTGCCAAAAGTAGAAAAGGAATGTGATGATGTTCCTTCTCGTATTTTCCATGAGCCTTCTGTgaaaaaggaaaataaagaGCCTGAAGAGCCCTCAGCTCAGTCATCACACCCTTTGTTTGAGCAAAGCTTTGAATCTAATGCCTTAGAGTGCCAAGAAGCAGAAACTCCAGTTCCTGAGATAAAATTGTCATTAAAGACTCAAGAACTTGACCACACCCATGAAGAAGTTGCAGAACAGGTCTCAAATGATGATGCACTATTAGGTAATGCCCAATCAAAGGCTGAGCCGCTGATAAAATTACCTGAACCACCTAACTCCCCCTTACATGTCCCTGCTAAAGAACCTGAAAAAGAACCTGAGCTGTCTGTTGCAGAGGCTGAACCTAACAGTGCAGATGatcagaaaagtactgagcacTGTGCAAATGAAGAAGCTGTTTCACCCCCTCCTAAGTCAAGGAATAAAAAGTCTAAAACATCACCTTCCACACCAGCAACATCTACAATTTTGCCTGCTACCCCAGACAAAGCAAGCACCCGAAAAAGTGAGCGCATTGACAAGGAAAAACTAAAACGTTCTCCAAGAGTTGAGGCATCCAAAGCAATGCATGATTCAAAGTCCATTAATAAATCACCAGTCCACAGCTTGGATATGGAGCAAGGTACAGAGCAGACATCCCTGCCAGTAAGGGCAAGACGTAGGAATGTGCGATCGGTCTATGCTACACCAATTGAAGATGAATCTGCTCCACAACCCGTGAAAGATATAGAATCTCCTCGTGTTGCACGCAAACGTGTTGCAGACAAAGATGTTGGATCAGACGTGGAGAGCCATGTTGCAACCAAACGGGGACGCCCCCCCAAGAATCGACGGCATGCAGATGATGTGCTAGTGGGTAAAGGTGAGCGATTAAAATCTAATGAGACCAAGGAATTCGATAGTACTGATATAAGCAGTGAGGGAGTTTCCAAAGTGGGTAAAGGCAAACATTCACCCCACGCACAGAAAGGAATAAATCCAGTAAATGTTTCAGCATCTGGATTTGGAAAAAAAGCAGACAAAACGGAAAGAATTTCAGAAAGCATGAAACTTAATACTGAAGAAAGCGCTCTTGTTCTCAAAAACCTTAGAATCCAGCTTGATGTGACAGAGGTAAAGGCAATGCTTCAAAACAGTGAGGATGAACCAGGAAAAAATGACGAATCTCTCAAAAAGAGTTCACCTGGTGTTTCGTCGAAAGACCAGTTACTAGAAGCTAAATTTGTAAATGCTGTAACAGATGAGGATGGTAATAGTGAAAAGGTGGCTTTACCTGATCCAATGAACACTGTTGAATCACATGATGCTTTGTTGTCTCGAGAGCTGGAGCTTGAGCAAGCTGTTGAAAATATTGCCAAGCTGACAGGAGATTCTTCTATTGAGTTTAAAGGTACCCCGACAAAGGCACAATGTCCATTAGCTGAACTTTCTAAAGAACCAGAGCGTGACTTAGAAGAAAAGCCTGCTAATCCATCCAGCGAAACAGAACTTGCTGCTGCAATTGATTCCATAACATCAGAGGAGGCACCTTGCAGTTTACCTCAAGAACAAATTATTAGTTCTGTTGTTGATTCAAAGCCTGATGTCCAGACACAGGGGCCTAATTCTAAAGTTTCTGACACCTCTGTTAACAAAGCTGTTGTTCAGGAGGAGACTATGACTACTCCCAAAAAGGGATCTAAAGGTAGACCTAAAACTACAAAAAGAGCGAAAGGTCAGAAAGCAGCTGTAAGTAAAAAGGAGCCCAGCAAAGATATAGTTTTGGATACTGAAAGCACCCCAGTGAAGTCACCTGAGGTCACACCTGCAGAACTTCCAACAAAAACCGAAAGATCACCAACAAGTACTACTCTTGTCATTACTTCGTCATCCAAGCAGGGTATAAGTTTGACAGCTCCTAATGTAACCTATTCAAATGAACCTGAGATGCCTCTCAAAACTGAGCCTGATGTTCCAAAGTCCTCTCTATCCATCAACAAAAGTCCATCTTCATCCAAATATCAGCCTTATTCATATGAGAACATGTCACCTTCATTGTCCCCAACAAGAATCTGTCTCAGCAAAAATTTGTCATCAAGTATCCCAAGTAAGCTTTCTGTTACCCCAACAGACCGTTGTAATCCGCCAAAAGAAGGTGGGATCCTCTCCCCTCCACTAACCTCTGTAGCCCTTGTGGAGGGTCCAGCGTTACCCACAGACACACCAGTTCATGATGTCAACCCAGGTGATTTACGTAAAATCCCCACCAAACCTAGGGTTGTACCAGTGTTGGAAACTAGCACCACATCTGTGAGTGTGCCTGCTCATTCTGCAAGGGAAAAGGAGATTACTCCAGACGCAGTAACCAACAAAAGTGCTCCTCAGGATAACAGGCAACTGTCAGTTTCGTCGGTTTCTGCCCAACCTGTTGTTAGACAGCCTCCTTCCATCCCATCTCCAGAAACAAAGCAGATCTTCAATGAGAAGTCAGTAATTTCAGTTATTGCTTCCACTCCTACCTCTGTAATCAGCCGTGTTTGCAATCCTCCTGACACCGAAGAGAAGCCAAACGCTCCAATGGGAAACCCCTTTCTGGACAAACAACCTCCAAAACAGATTTACCAGCAAAGCTTGGATGAAAGCAGCACTTACCATGGTCCCGCAGTTGGAGAGGAAGGTGGAAATGCTGGTCGCTATATTGTGGAGAGTACATCTTTGAGTACAGGCTCTAGCGCAGGACTTCGAGTTCAGACATCAGAAGGGGTGGTGGTACTGAGTCATTCTGGGCAGAAAATGGAGGGGCCACAGCGTATAAGTGCCAAGATTAGTCAGATCCCTCCAGCTAGCGCTGTTGATATAGAGTCACAGCAGCTGGGATCTATGCCACAGATCAAGCAGGAGCTGTACAGTGCCTCCCAGCAACCTACTTCAAAATGCCTGCTTCCCTCAGATCATGGTCACTCCATAAAACCACAGCTAAATGTCTCGATTAAGCAAGAATCTGCCCTGGACAAATTAGAATCGCCTTACACAACGGTTCAAACTGGGGTTGTTAAAAGATTGCAACAAACTGCTGGTCCATCACAGGTCATGGGTTACCTTCATACAGAATACCCAATGGTTATGAAGCATGCCAAAAAAGGAGATGGTTCAGAATCCCTCAATGTGGATAGTGTGAAACCTGCCTGGGTCTCAACTATTAGTCCTGCTATAAGCCCGCATCTTCCTTCAGCAGCAACAGCAGCAGGCAATCACGTTGGGTTCATGCCTGGCACACCCACAGATCGAGCTCCAGCCCTCATTCAGTCTAAACAGGAGCCGAGATCTCCACGGAAATCAGGACACCCTCATTCTCCATTTGCCAAAGTATCCCCTATTGGCTCATCATCTCCCAAAGGAGTGTCTATGGTCCTTCCGCCTGGATTAGCCTCTCTGCCCCAGTATGTTCCCACCGTTCATCACTCTGAGCAGTCTGTGATCATGCCTCCACACAATGCTCATGGCACCATTGGAAGAATGTCGCCACACCGTGTTGGCCCAATGGGACACCTTACACAGAGTGAGGTAAGAGTGAACACACCTCCTCTCTCTATGATGAACTATGGAATTCACTCTGAGAGCCTCAGTTCCTCTTGGCCTCCTGGACAGCAACGTCCCACATCTCCTCAGGCTGTGGGAAACCGGGAAATGGTTCTTAAAGTTAACCCTGCTAATGCAAGGAGCCATGATGGAGGGGAAGATGACCCAAGGCGTTTCCATCCAGCTCTTGGGCGACCACCACCTGCTGCTCAACTAAAACCTGAATCCATACCAGCAGAATACCGAGGAGCTCTTCACAGCAGTTTACCACTTGATCGATTTAATATTTCACAAAGGGACATGCGAGTGCTCATGCACCACCAGCAGAGTGATCGGCCAGCTACAGAACTACACCAGGGACACATCCCCGAGAATATACCACCTTCTTCAACTCCTACCAGCATGGCAGCATCTCTTTCTCCTCGGCCACACATATTAACAAAGGGAATATCTGACAAGGACACTGCAAAAGCATCAGAGCTGAAGAGGGCAGCGTCACCTGGTAAAGAAGGATTGATGGCAATCCGTAGCACGATGCCTCCCATAGCCTCTCCTCAGAGAGTTCAGCTAATGGCAGCAGGAGTTGGAGCATCTTTTCCTGAATATCCTTCTGTGTATACCAACCTACGGCCTGCCCACCCTCAGTTCGCTGACGGTTCTTCAATTGGAATTAGTCATTCCCCACTTGGTGTCGCACCATCCCAA ggTGTTCAAGAGCCAGAGTCAAACCAAGCACAGGCTGAAGCTAAAGTGGAGTCAGGTGGACATCAGCCTGTAAACATGGTGCAGCTCCTAACT AAATATCCTATTGTGTGGCAAGGCCTGCTTGCACTGAAGAATGACACTGCAGCAGTTCAGCTGCACTTTCTATGTGGAAACAAAGCTCTTGGCATGAGGTCATTGCCTCTCCCAGAAAGTGGTGGGATTCTTCGCATTGTACAGAGGATGCGACTGGAGGCCCAGCAATTAGAGGGAGTCACTCGCAGAATGACT GGGGAAACTGATTTCTGCCTGCTGTTGGCCATGCCCTGTGGTCTTAACCAGGAAGATGTGCTGAACCAGACACAGGCACTCAAATCTGCCTTCATCAATTACCTGCAGGCCAAACTGGCTGCGGGCATTATCAATGTCCCTAATCCTGGCTCCAATCAG CCTGCCTACGTGTTGCAGATATTCCCGCCTTGCGAGTTTTCCGAGAGTCATCTTTCAAGGCTAGCGCCAGACCTTCTCAGCCAGATCTCCAGCATCTCTCCACATCTCATGATTGTCATCACATCTGTGTGA